In Deinococcus ruber, one genomic interval encodes:
- a CDS encoding AlwI family type II restriction endonuclease → MNGRTWDLDAQERLWAMLLKAGLIVSESENERASLGRKWFAAFKQLGFVHLDDLNAARLTAVGWEVLNHPELIDLIFLRQLLKYKLGSPVERTRTDGLEFRPFVVLLKLLHMAHVGGLGGLTRDELMIFVIPLMSEDQAELELAFEKIKIFRDAYSKQVGMVNKRAFAAAEFKRLAPATPSSTTFSDYTDSNMRYARMSELITIDSNGGRFKLSPARLAIAESILAALPPIVPDADYLDALHNPASPRLPLDDETTLDAQITQFEAEITALSSAPPTVSTANATVAALQSRERQLRSRVTELTEIKFYRNQRSFESLQQIKELLIMIKKRELPAGMSYAPAFMEWAMWRLMLAINTISNPISETRGFKIDDDIVPLGHAVGGAADCLFEYEDHLVAVEVTLSRGRRQTGMEGEPVRFHVADVMDTYPTKTVYGLFVAPQVDVNICDEFYSAAFRVDGKRLHRPAIVPLAIDDVIALIDAMIAQNFIITSDQMLRLLDELQALRKTTADGLEWKEQVTQVFNDRLTTLTAI, encoded by the coding sequence ATGAACGGGCGTACCTGGGATCTCGATGCCCAGGAACGCCTGTGGGCTATGTTGCTCAAGGCTGGTTTGATCGTATCGGAATCCGAGAATGAGAGGGCTTCGCTTGGTAGAAAGTGGTTTGCCGCTTTTAAGCAATTGGGGTTTGTCCACCTCGATGACCTGAATGCTGCGCGCCTCACTGCAGTGGGTTGGGAGGTGTTGAACCATCCGGAGTTAATCGACTTAATCTTCTTGCGACAACTTTTGAAATACAAGCTGGGCTCCCCAGTAGAACGAACACGAACTGATGGCCTAGAATTCAGACCGTTCGTTGTCCTTCTCAAGCTGTTGCACATGGCGCATGTCGGCGGTCTAGGTGGACTCACACGTGATGAACTCATGATTTTTGTCATCCCGCTGATGAGTGAAGATCAAGCCGAGTTGGAACTTGCGTTCGAGAAGATCAAGATATTTCGAGACGCGTATTCAAAACAAGTAGGCATGGTGAATAAGCGCGCCTTTGCGGCAGCGGAGTTCAAACGGTTGGCTCCTGCTACGCCCAGTTCGACGACCTTCAGTGACTATACGGATAGCAATATGCGCTATGCGCGCATGAGTGAACTTATCACCATCGACAGCAATGGCGGTCGCTTCAAACTCTCTCCTGCTCGCCTTGCTATTGCCGAAAGCATTCTGGCAGCTCTTCCACCCATTGTTCCAGATGCCGACTACCTGGATGCGCTCCACAACCCAGCGTCTCCGCGTCTCCCCTTAGACGATGAGACGACCCTGGATGCACAAATTACGCAGTTTGAAGCTGAAATTACCGCGCTCAGCAGTGCGCCCCCAACGGTTAGTACAGCAAATGCCACTGTCGCCGCGCTGCAGAGTAGAGAGCGGCAATTGCGGTCACGGGTTACTGAGCTGACCGAGATAAAGTTCTATCGTAACCAGCGGTCCTTCGAGTCCCTCCAACAGATCAAAGAACTGCTGATTATGATCAAGAAAAGGGAACTGCCTGCGGGTATGTCCTACGCCCCAGCCTTTATGGAATGGGCGATGTGGCGGCTCATGCTGGCGATCAACACTATCAGCAACCCAATCTCCGAAACCCGTGGCTTTAAAATCGACGACGATATCGTCCCACTAGGGCATGCGGTCGGTGGTGCTGCCGATTGTCTGTTTGAGTACGAAGATCACCTTGTTGCTGTGGAAGTGACGCTGTCTCGTGGACGGAGACAAACAGGTATGGAGGGGGAACCTGTCCGCTTCCATGTGGCTGATGTCATGGATACCTATCCGACGAAAACTGTCTATGGCCTTTTTGTAGCACCACAGGTCGATGTCAATATCTGCGACGAGTTTTATTCTGCCGCATTTAGAGTGGATGGCAAAAGATTACATAGACCAGCAATCGTGCCGCTGGCCATTGACGATGTAATTGCCTTGATTGATGCAATGATCGCTCAAAATTTCATCATCACGAGTGATCAGATGCTTAGGCTGTTAGACGAGCTACAGGCGCTGAGGAAAACAACAGCTGATGGGCTTGAATGGAAGGAACAAGTCACACAGGTGTTCAATGACCGTTTGACTACGCTCACAGCCATTTAA